From one Fusobacterium mortiferum ATCC 9817 genomic stretch:
- a CDS encoding glutathione ABC transporter substrate-binding protein, whose translation MRRKFYLLVAALLSIFLFVSCGGSKEETAKKGGVKDTLVVANGADAKSLDPHATNDAPSSRVTVQIYDRLVEQDDNMNIVPSLAESWEQPDGMTTIFHLKKGIKFHNGDELKASDVKFSLDRMKASPQVSHIIGTVDKIEVIDDYTVKIITSEPFGALLNHLTHPTAAIMSEKAVKAAGDSYGQHPVGTGPYKFVSWQSGDKITLEANPDYFLGVTPIKNVVFRPVTEASNRTIGIETGELDLAYDIEGLDREKLRNDDSIVFLEEPSFGIDYIGFNTRKAPFDNVKVRQAIATAINADDFITAVYKGSGEKANSLIGPKVFGYTTEAKAWEYNVEKAKQLLAEAGYPNGFKAKIWINENVERRDIAIILQAQLKEIGIDLAVETLEWGAYLDGTARGDHELFMLGWVTVTGDADYGLYPLLHSSSFGGAGNRAFYHNPKVDELLSKARVSINQEERKELYKEVQIIAQEEVPYYVTAYKSQNAALQKNIENFKLKPAGHHRLYGVKFKTN comes from the coding sequence ATGAGAAGGAAATTTTATTTACTTGTAGCAGCACTGCTGTCAATTTTCTTATTTGTTTCTTGTGGTGGAAGTAAGGAAGAAACAGCTAAAAAAGGTGGAGTAAAAGATACATTAGTAGTAGCAAATGGAGCTGATGCGAAATCATTAGACCCACATGCAACTAATGACGCACCAAGTTCAAGAGTAACAGTACAAATCTATGATAGACTTGTAGAGCAGGATGATAATATGAATATAGTACCAAGCCTTGCTGAGTCTTGGGAGCAACCAGATGGAATGACTACTATATTTCATTTAAAAAAGGGAATTAAATTTCATAATGGAGATGAGTTAAAAGCTTCAGATGTAAAATTTTCTTTAGATAGAATGAAGGCATCACCTCAAGTATCTCATATCATAGGAACTGTGGATAAAATAGAAGTAATAGATGATTATACAGTAAAAATAATAACAAGTGAGCCTTTTGGAGCTCTATTAAACCACTTAACTCACCCAACAGCAGCTATAATGAGTGAGAAAGCTGTAAAAGCAGCAGGAGATTCTTATGGACAACATCCAGTAGGAACAGGACCTTATAAGTTTGTATCTTGGCAATCAGGAGATAAAATTACTCTAGAAGCTAATCCTGATTACTTCTTAGGAGTAACTCCTATAAAAAATGTAGTATTCAGACCAGTTACCGAAGCATCTAATAGAACTATTGGAATAGAAACTGGAGAATTAGATTTAGCTTATGATATAGAAGGGTTAGATAGAGAAAAATTAAGAAATGATGATTCAATCGTATTCTTAGAAGAACCATCTTTTGGAATTGACTACATTGGATTCAATACAAGAAAAGCACCATTTGATAATGTAAAAGTAAGACAAGCAATAGCTACTGCTATCAATGCGGATGATTTTATAACAGCTGTATACAAAGGTTCAGGAGAGAAAGCAAACTCACTAATTGGACCAAAAGTATTTGGGTATACTACTGAGGCTAAGGCTTGGGAGTATAATGTAGAAAAGGCTAAACAACTATTAGCAGAAGCTGGATATCCAAATGGATTTAAAGCAAAAATCTGGATAAATGAAAATGTTGAAAGAAGAGATATAGCTATAATACTTCAAGCTCAATTAAAAGAGATTGGAATAGACCTAGCTGTTGAAACTCTTGAGTGGGGAGCATATTTAGACGGTACAGCTAGAGGAGACCATGAGTTATTTATGTTAGGTTGGGTAACTGTAACTGGAGATGCTGACTATGGATTATATCCATTACTTCACTCATCAAGCTTTGGTGGAGCTGGAAATAGAGCATTTTATCACAATCCAAAAGTGGATGAACTATTATCAAAAGCTAGAGTATCTATAAACCAAGAGGAAAGAAAAGAGTTATATAAAGAGGTTCAAATTATAGCTCAAGAAGAGGTTCCATACTATGTAACTGCATATAAATCACAAAACGCAGCACTGCAAAAAAATATAGAAAACTTCAAACTTAAACCAGCGGGACATCACAGACTTTATGGAGTAAAATTTAAAACAAATTAA